A genomic stretch from Flavobacterium sp. KS-LB2 includes:
- the tsaD gene encoding tRNA (adenosine(37)-N6)-threonylcarbamoyltransferase complex transferase subunit TsaD, with the protein MQNSEVFILAIESSCDDTAAAILQNDKVLSNVVANQLIHNQYGGVVPELASRAHQQNIVPVIDAALRNANIQKEQLSAIAFTQGPGLMGSLLVGSSFAKSLALALEIPLIAVNHMQAHVLAHFIDEEGYEKPTFPFLALTISGGHTQIIKVDHYFKMTVIGETTDDAVGEAFDKSAKILGLPYPGGPLIDKYAQLGNPKAFAFTKPKVPGLDFSFSGLKTAILYFIQKKKLENPNFVDENLNDICASIQYTIIEILMDKIKLAVKETGIKQIAIGGGVSANSGIRNTLKETENKYGWKTFIPKFEYTTDNAAMIGIVGYQKFLSQNFETSSVVSKARIQL; encoded by the coding sequence ATGCAAAATTCCGAGGTTTTTATTCTTGCCATCGAAAGTTCCTGTGATGATACCGCTGCTGCTATTTTACAGAACGATAAAGTGTTGTCAAATGTTGTTGCAAACCAGCTTATACACAATCAATATGGTGGTGTGGTTCCTGAGCTTGCCTCTCGCGCACACCAACAAAACATTGTTCCAGTTATTGATGCCGCACTTCGCAATGCAAATATACAAAAAGAACAGCTCTCGGCAATTGCCTTTACACAAGGTCCCGGATTGATGGGGTCACTTTTAGTAGGAAGTTCATTTGCAAAATCTCTTGCTTTAGCCTTAGAAATCCCTTTGATTGCAGTAAACCATATGCAAGCACATGTTTTAGCTCATTTTATAGATGAAGAAGGCTATGAAAAACCCACATTTCCGTTTTTGGCTTTAACCATAAGCGGTGGACATACTCAAATTATAAAAGTAGACCATTATTTTAAAATGACTGTAATTGGAGAAACTACTGATGATGCAGTTGGCGAAGCTTTTGATAAAAGTGCAAAAATATTGGGTCTTCCCTACCCTGGTGGCCCATTAATTGACAAATATGCACAATTAGGAAACCCAAAAGCATTTGCATTTACAAAACCAAAAGTTCCAGGATTGGATTTTAGCTTTTCAGGTTTAAAAACGGCTATCTTATATTTTATTCAAAAGAAAAAATTAGAAAATCCCAATTTTGTTGACGAAAACCTAAATGACATTTGCGCTTCTATCCAATATACCATTATTGAAATTTTAATGGACAAAATAAAATTAGCAGTCAAAGAAACAGGGATCAAACAAATAGCAATTGGTGGCGGAGTTTCTGCAAATTCGGGTATCCGAAATACTTTAAAAGAAACAGAAAATAAATACGGTTGGAAAACCTTTATCCCTAAATTTGAATACACTACCGATAATGCTGCAATGATTGGAATTGTAGGTTATCAAAAGTTTTTATCCCAAAATTTCGAAACTTCTTCTGTCGTTTCTAAAGCAAGAATACAATTATAA